Proteins from a genomic interval of Burkholderia cepacia GG4:
- a CDS encoding glutamine--tRNA ligase/YqeY domain fusion protein gives MSTERNDAPAASNFIRNIIDDDNRTGKWSGRVETRFPPEPNGYLHIGHAKSICLNFSVARDYGGVCHLRFDDTNPEKESVEYVDSIVDAVRWLGFDWRKDATDHQYFASDYYDKLYEFAELLIQRGKAYVDSQSADEMRANRGSLTEGGKPSPFRDRSPEENLDLFRRMKAGEFKEGEHVLRAKIDMASPNMNMRDPVIYRIRYAHHYRTGDAWCVYPMYDYTHCISDALEGITHSLCTLEFEDHRPLYDWVLNELAEAGMFARPLPQQIEFSRLNLTYAITSKRKLLQLVTEGHVEGWDDPRMPTIVGIRRRGFTPESIHLFCERIGVTKVDSWIDMSVFEGALRDDLDDKAPRSVAVLDPLKLVIDNYPEDLEEACTAPVHPHHPDRGVRTFPISRELWIEREDFVENPPKGYFRLFPGNKVRLRYGYVIECTGFDKDADGNVTAVHCNYFPDSKSGTEGANTYKVKGNIHWVSAKHAQAAEVRIYDRLFKEPHPDAGGANFLEALNPDSKKITQAYVEPGAGDVAPETRLQFERHGYFVADRVDSKPGKPVFNRIVGLRDSWGKPA, from the coding sequence ATGAGCACCGAACGCAACGACGCCCCCGCGGCTTCCAACTTCATCCGCAATATCATCGACGACGACAACCGCACCGGCAAATGGAGCGGCCGCGTCGAGACGCGCTTCCCGCCCGAGCCGAACGGTTATCTGCACATCGGCCATGCGAAGAGCATCTGCCTGAACTTCAGCGTCGCGCGCGACTACGGCGGCGTGTGCCACCTGCGCTTCGACGACACGAACCCGGAAAAGGAAAGCGTCGAGTACGTCGACTCGATCGTCGATGCGGTGCGCTGGCTCGGCTTCGACTGGCGCAAGGACGCGACCGATCACCAGTATTTCGCGAGCGACTACTACGACAAACTGTACGAATTCGCCGAGTTGCTGATCCAGCGCGGCAAGGCCTACGTCGACAGCCAGAGCGCCGATGAAATGCGCGCGAACCGAGGCTCGCTGACCGAAGGCGGCAAGCCGTCGCCGTTCCGCGATCGCTCGCCCGAGGAAAACCTCGACCTGTTCCGCCGGATGAAGGCCGGCGAGTTCAAGGAAGGCGAGCACGTGCTGCGCGCGAAGATCGACATGGCTTCGCCGAACATGAACATGCGCGACCCGGTGATCTACCGGATCCGCTACGCGCACCACTACCGCACCGGCGACGCGTGGTGCGTGTATCCGATGTACGACTACACGCACTGCATCTCGGATGCGCTCGAAGGCATCACGCATTCGCTGTGCACGCTCGAGTTCGAGGATCACCGCCCGCTGTACGACTGGGTGCTGAACGAACTCGCGGAAGCCGGCATGTTTGCGCGTCCGCTGCCGCAACAGATCGAATTCTCGCGCCTGAACCTCACGTACGCGATAACCAGCAAGCGCAAGCTGCTGCAGCTCGTCACCGAGGGGCACGTCGAAGGCTGGGACGACCCGCGCATGCCGACGATCGTCGGGATCCGCCGCCGCGGCTTCACGCCGGAGAGCATCCACCTGTTCTGCGAGCGGATCGGCGTGACGAAGGTCGATTCGTGGATCGACATGAGCGTGTTCGAAGGCGCGCTGCGCGACGACCTCGACGACAAGGCGCCGCGCTCGGTCGCCGTGCTCGATCCGCTGAAGCTCGTGATCGACAACTATCCGGAAGACCTCGAGGAAGCGTGCACGGCCCCCGTGCATCCGCATCACCCGGACCGCGGCGTGCGCACGTTCCCGATCTCGCGCGAGCTGTGGATCGAACGCGAGGACTTCGTCGAGAACCCCCCGAAGGGCTATTTCCGCCTGTTCCCGGGCAACAAGGTGCGCCTGCGCTACGGCTACGTGATCGAGTGCACGGGCTTCGACAAGGACGCCGACGGCAACGTGACGGCCGTGCACTGCAACTACTTCCCGGACAGCAAGTCGGGCACCGAAGGCGCAAACACCTACAAGGTCAAGGGCAACATCCACTGGGTCAGCGCGAAGCATGCGCAGGCGGCCGAAGTGCGAATCTATGACCGGTTGTTCAAGGAGCCGCACCCGGACGCGGGCGGCGCGAACTTCCTCGAGGCGCTCAACCCGGATTCGAAGAAGATCACGCAGGCCTATGTCGAACCGGGCGCTGGCGACGTTGCGCCGGAAACGCGCCTCCAGTTCGAGCGTCACGGCTACTTCGTCGCCGATCGCGTCGATTCGAAACCGGGCAAGCCCGTGTTCAACCGGATCGTCGGGCTGCGCGACAGCTGGGGCAAGCCGGCCTGA
- a CDS encoding cytochrome-c peroxidase, giving the protein MHSLLKSFASARSLIPAAATLALVGGLAALAGCDAHPGADASAVAIVPAAQAAPAAPAVAPASQPQTRAQVFEGVKQMTALGKQLFFDPSLSGSGKLACASCHSAAHAFGPPNALSVQLGGDDMHRTGFRAVPSLKYLRGIPPFSEHFHDSPDEGDESIDAGPTGGLTWDGRVDTRDAQARIPLTSPFEMSSSPARVAKAVRAAPYADAFRKAFGDRVLGDDQATFGAVLRALDAFQQQPALFDPYTSKYDAYLAGHAQLTPAELRGLQLFNDEKKGNCASCHVSQRTLEGGPPQFSDFGLIAIAVPRNRALPVNRDPHFYDLGACGPERTDLKGRDEFCGLFRTPSLRNVALRKTFFHNGVYHSLEDVMRFYVERDIHPEKFYPVVHGKVQVYDDLPKRYWPNINREPPFDRKRGEPPALNAAEIKDVIAFLNTLTDGYQPAATSAAR; this is encoded by the coding sequence ATGCACAGCCTTCTGAAATCCTTCGCGTCCGCGCGATCGTTGATCCCTGCCGCGGCGACGCTCGCGCTGGTCGGCGGACTCGCGGCGCTCGCCGGTTGCGATGCGCACCCCGGTGCCGATGCATCGGCCGTCGCGATCGTGCCGGCGGCACAGGCCGCCCCGGCCGCTCCGGCAGTCGCGCCGGCCAGCCAGCCGCAGACGCGCGCGCAGGTATTCGAGGGCGTGAAGCAGATGACGGCGCTCGGCAAGCAGTTGTTCTTCGATCCGTCGCTGTCGGGGTCCGGCAAGCTGGCATGCGCGTCGTGTCATAGCGCCGCGCATGCATTCGGGCCGCCGAACGCGCTGTCGGTACAGCTCGGCGGCGACGACATGCACCGCACGGGTTTTCGCGCGGTGCCGTCGCTGAAGTACCTGCGCGGCATTCCGCCGTTCAGCGAGCACTTCCACGATTCACCGGACGAAGGTGACGAAAGCATCGACGCGGGTCCGACCGGCGGGCTGACCTGGGATGGTCGCGTCGATACGCGCGATGCACAGGCGCGCATTCCCCTCACGTCGCCATTCGAGATGAGCAGCTCGCCGGCGCGGGTCGCGAAGGCGGTTCGCGCCGCACCCTATGCCGACGCGTTCCGTAAGGCGTTCGGCGATCGGGTCCTCGGCGACGACCAGGCCACGTTCGGCGCGGTGCTGCGCGCGCTCGACGCATTCCAGCAGCAGCCGGCGCTGTTCGATCCGTACACGAGCAAGTACGACGCGTATCTGGCCGGCCACGCGCAGCTCACGCCCGCGGAGTTGCGCGGGTTGCAGCTGTTCAACGACGAGAAGAAGGGCAACTGCGCGAGCTGTCACGTGAGCCAGCGCACGCTCGAAGGCGGCCCGCCGCAGTTCAGCGATTTCGGCCTGATCGCGATCGCGGTGCCGCGCAACCGCGCGCTGCCGGTCAATCGCGATCCGCACTTTTACGACCTCGGCGCGTGCGGCCCCGAGCGCACCGACCTGAAGGGCCGCGACGAATTCTGCGGGCTGTTCCGCACGCCGTCGCTGCGCAACGTCGCGCTGCGCAAGACGTTCTTCCACAACGGCGTGTACCACTCGCTCGAGGACGTGATGCGCTTCTACGTCGAGCGCGACATCCATCCGGAGAAGTTTTATCCGGTCGTGCACGGCAAGGTGCAGGTCTACGACGACCTGCCGAAGCGCTACTGGCCGAACATCAACCGCGAGCCGCCGTTCGACCGCAAGCGCGGCGAACCGCCCGCGCTGAACGCGGCCGAGATCAAGGACGTGATCGCGTTCCTGAACACGCTGACTGACGGATATCAGCCCGCGGCGACGTCGGCGGCCCGCTAA
- a CDS encoding NUDIX hydrolase gives MRRSGAPRTVSCGVVILDGAGRVFLAHATDTTHWDIPKGQGEPGETPADAALRELREETGIEFAPARLLDLGRFAYRHDKDLHLFAVQVADDEIDPAHCTCTSLFPSRRDGSLIPEMDAYRWTAPGDVDAYASRSLARLFRTTLSLADLHRRLAGA, from the coding sequence ATGAGGCGCAGCGGTGCGCCGCGCACGGTATCGTGCGGCGTCGTGATTCTCGACGGGGCCGGTCGCGTGTTCCTCGCGCATGCGACGGACACCACCCACTGGGACATCCCGAAGGGGCAGGGAGAGCCCGGTGAGACGCCGGCCGACGCGGCGCTGCGGGAGCTGCGCGAGGAAACCGGCATCGAGTTCGCGCCGGCTCGGCTGCTCGATCTCGGCCGCTTCGCGTACCGTCACGACAAGGATCTGCACCTGTTCGCGGTGCAGGTGGCGGACGACGAGATCGATCCCGCGCACTGCACGTGCACGTCGCTGTTCCCGAGCCGTCGCGACGGCTCGCTGATTCCCGAGATGGATGCGTACCGCTGGACCGCGCCCGGCGACGTCGACGCGTATGCGAGCCGCAGCCTCGCGCGGCTGTTTCGCACGACGCTGTCGCTCGCGGATCTGCATCGGCGGCTGGCCGGCGCGTGA
- a CDS encoding ornithine acetyltransferase, with amino-acid sequence MMKKTTFLVRTAVIVAALSQLGACAMTHTQRNAGIGAAAGGALGYLITGGPVGTVAGAAAGGLVGAGVR; translated from the coding sequence ATGATGAAGAAGACCACTTTTCTCGTTCGTACCGCGGTAATCGTCGCGGCCTTGTCGCAACTCGGCGCATGCGCGATGACGCATACGCAGCGTAATGCCGGTATCGGCGCGGCCGCAGGCGGCGCGCTCGGCTACCTGATCACGGGCGGCCCGGTCGGCACGGTCGCCGGTGCGGCAGCAGGTGGCCTGGTCGGCGCCGGCGTGCGCTGA
- a CDS encoding alginate export family protein yields MTRLEQGRRRGRGFERAARTSIVAGLLFAGADAAFAETMATSTSASAATDTTASTCTAKRPTVLFNRWQEDWSVLANPCVPRAPLDGLKYIPLGNDPASYLSLGVNLRERLETNDAPLFGIGSAQSDTYLIQRVEVHADAHLGQHWQFFAQLQDARAFGKNTVSPVDKNPLDLEQAFATYTGALGGGTFKFRVGRQEMAFDLQRFIAARDGPNVRQAFDAVWADYEYGKWRFIGYATQPVQNRNASDFDDVSNRDLTFSGVRFERQSVGPGDLSGYWSRYNRSNARFLDASGRERRDVWDLRYSGTQGRFDWDLETMLQTGTVGNNTIGAWAVGSIAGYRLDAPWSPRIALQVDAASGDRHPHDGRVSTFNPLFPNGYYFTLAGFTGYSNLIHVKPSVTLKPSPNLSLLGALGFQWRETTGDAVYQQANAVVPGTAGKGGLWTGMYVQLRADWTIAANLIGAIEAVHFQVGNAIRQAGGHNADYAGVELKYGW; encoded by the coding sequence ATGACCAGACTGGAGCAGGGGAGGCGCCGCGGCCGTGGCTTCGAGCGGGCCGCCCGCACGTCGATCGTTGCCGGGCTGCTGTTCGCGGGCGCCGACGCGGCGTTCGCGGAAACGATGGCGACATCGACTTCGGCATCGGCAGCCACCGACACCACCGCATCGACGTGCACGGCCAAGCGGCCGACCGTATTGTTCAACCGCTGGCAGGAAGACTGGTCGGTGCTCGCGAATCCGTGCGTGCCGCGCGCGCCGCTCGACGGGTTGAAATACATTCCGCTCGGCAACGATCCGGCATCCTATCTGTCGCTGGGTGTGAACCTGCGCGAGCGTCTGGAGACCAACGACGCGCCGCTGTTCGGGATCGGCTCCGCGCAATCGGATACGTACCTGATCCAGCGCGTCGAAGTGCATGCCGATGCGCACCTCGGCCAGCACTGGCAGTTCTTCGCGCAGTTGCAGGACGCGCGCGCGTTCGGCAAGAACACGGTGTCGCCGGTCGACAAGAACCCGCTCGATCTCGAACAGGCGTTCGCGACCTATACGGGCGCGCTCGGCGGCGGCACGTTCAAGTTCCGTGTCGGCCGGCAGGAGATGGCGTTCGACTTGCAGCGCTTCATCGCCGCACGCGACGGCCCGAACGTTCGGCAGGCGTTCGATGCGGTATGGGCCGATTACGAATACGGGAAGTGGCGCTTCATCGGCTATGCGACGCAACCGGTGCAGAACCGCAATGCATCCGATTTCGACGACGTGTCGAATCGCGATCTCACGTTCAGCGGCGTGCGCTTCGAGCGGCAGTCGGTCGGGCCGGGCGACCTGTCCGGCTACTGGTCGCGCTACAACCGCAGCAACGCGCGTTTCCTCGATGCGAGCGGCCGCGAGCGTCGCGACGTGTGGGACCTGCGCTACTCGGGCACGCAGGGCCGCTTCGACTGGGATCTCGAGACGATGCTGCAGACCGGAACGGTAGGCAACAACACGATCGGCGCGTGGGCCGTCGGATCGATCGCGGGCTACCGGCTCGATGCGCCGTGGTCGCCGCGCATCGCGCTGCAGGTCGACGCGGCATCGGGCGACCGGCATCCGCACGACGGCCGCGTCAGTACCTTCAATCCGCTGTTTCCGAACGGCTATTACTTCACGCTGGCGGGCTTCACCGGCTACTCGAACCTGATCCACGTGAAGCCGTCCGTGACGCTGAAGCCGTCGCCGAACCTGTCGCTGCTCGGCGCGCTCGGCTTCCAGTGGCGCGAGACGACCGGCGACGCCGTCTATCAGCAAGCCAACGCCGTGGTGCCCGGCACGGCCGGCAAGGGCGGCTTGTGGACGGGGATGTACGTGCAGCTGCGCGCGGACTGGACGATCGCCGCGAACCTGATCGGCGCGATCGAGGCCGTGCACTTCCAGGTCGGCAACGCGATCCGGCAGGCGGGCGGGCACAACGCGGACTACGCCGGCGTCGAGCTGAAGTACGGCTGGTGA
- a CDS encoding YoaK family protein, translated as MKHEDTILAAVAGFVDTLSFVALFGLFTAHVTGNFVLIGAGIAGFGQGVVLKLSVFPAFVCGVIASSLIARSMSARPAWQGTRTLHAVQAVLLLGFCAAGVWATPVTQPDSLPALVAGIVGTFAMGVQNAHPRVIPRAGGVPNTVMTGNVTQAILDVVDLLSAGTADSVRAAARARFGKMLPAIVAFALGAACGALGFRYVGFLALLAPVAALAMLALGAAQAAGTVTQERA; from the coding sequence ATGAAGCACGAGGACACGATCCTTGCCGCGGTGGCCGGCTTCGTCGACACGCTGAGCTTCGTTGCGCTGTTCGGGCTGTTCACCGCGCACGTGACCGGCAACTTCGTGCTGATCGGGGCGGGCATCGCGGGCTTCGGCCAGGGCGTCGTGCTGAAGCTCAGCGTGTTTCCGGCGTTCGTGTGCGGCGTGATCGCGAGCAGCCTGATCGCGCGGTCGATGTCCGCGCGGCCCGCCTGGCAGGGCACCCGCACGCTGCATGCGGTGCAGGCCGTGCTGCTGCTCGGCTTCTGCGCGGCCGGCGTGTGGGCGACGCCCGTCACGCAGCCCGACAGCCTGCCGGCGCTGGTGGCCGGCATCGTCGGCACGTTCGCGATGGGCGTGCAGAACGCGCACCCGCGCGTGATTCCGCGTGCCGGCGGCGTGCCGAATACGGTGATGACCGGCAACGTGACGCAGGCGATCCTCGACGTCGTCGACTTGCTGTCGGCCGGCACGGCGGACAGCGTGCGCGCAGCGGCGCGGGCCCGTTTCGGCAAGATGCTGCCGGCGATCGTCGCGTTCGCGCTCGGCGCGGCATGCGGTGCGCTCGGGTTCCGCTACGTCGGATTTCTGGCGCTGCTCGCGCCTGTGGCCGCGCTCGCGATGCTGGCGCTGGGTGCGGCGCAGGCGGCCGGTACCGTGACGCAGGAGCGCGCATGA
- a CDS encoding acid phosphatase, which translates to MKKHAWIRYTPIALAAALSLTACGGDDVTQQGLSTVKNVVVIYAENRSFDNLYGNFPGANGLQNATAANSVQKDRDGSTMATLPKIWGGLTATGITPAVTEAMTANLPNAAFAIDDPNGFNQSMSIATRDIVHRFYQDQMQIDGGKNDMYAAWTDAGGLTMGHYTADPSKLPLWKIAQQYVLADNFFMGAFGGSFLNHQYLICACAPFYANADKSPAAGKIAVLNADGKSLKVATNSPASALSGAPKFVNDGALTPDFYGVNTMQPAYQPSGNKAATGGDPLLADPANASTMPPQTATNIGDLMTNAGVSWAWYGGAWGQALQASQSGTSNVIYGADLSTPNFQPHHQPFNYFANQAPGTASRAQHLLDGGANGAEFIKAIDAGTLPQVAFYKPQGNLNEHPGYTDVTSGDQHIADVIAHLQASPQWKNMVVVVTYDENGGFWDHAAPPTADRWGPGTRIPALIVSPYAKKGFVDHTQYDTGSILRFITRRFSLPRLAGLQQRDDALKANGGQAMGDLTNALALSPNL; encoded by the coding sequence ATGAAGAAGCACGCCTGGATTCGCTACACGCCGATCGCCCTCGCGGCCGCGCTCAGCCTGACCGCCTGCGGCGGCGACGATGTCACGCAGCAAGGCCTGTCGACCGTCAAGAACGTCGTCGTGATCTACGCGGAAAACCGCAGCTTCGACAACCTGTACGGCAACTTCCCGGGCGCGAACGGTCTGCAGAACGCGACGGCGGCGAACTCGGTGCAGAAGGATCGCGACGGCTCGACAATGGCGACGCTGCCGAAGATCTGGGGCGGACTGACCGCGACCGGCATCACGCCAGCGGTCACCGAGGCGATGACGGCGAACCTGCCGAACGCAGCGTTCGCGATCGACGATCCGAATGGTTTCAATCAGTCGATGAGCATCGCGACGCGCGACATCGTGCACCGCTTCTACCAGGACCAGATGCAGATCGACGGCGGCAAGAACGACATGTATGCCGCATGGACCGATGCAGGCGGCCTAACCATGGGCCACTACACGGCGGATCCGTCGAAGCTGCCGCTGTGGAAGATCGCGCAGCAGTACGTGCTGGCCGACAACTTCTTCATGGGTGCGTTCGGTGGCTCGTTCCTGAACCACCAGTACCTGATCTGCGCGTGTGCGCCGTTCTACGCGAACGCCGACAAGAGCCCGGCGGCCGGCAAGATCGCAGTCCTGAACGCCGACGGCAAGTCGCTGAAGGTCGCCACGAACTCGCCGGCCTCCGCGCTGAGCGGCGCGCCGAAGTTCGTCAACGACGGCGCGCTGACGCCTGACTTCTACGGCGTCAACACGATGCAGCCGGCGTACCAGCCGAGCGGCAACAAGGCGGCCACGGGCGGCGACCCGCTGCTCGCCGACCCGGCCAATGCGTCGACGATGCCGCCGCAGACGGCGACCAACATCGGCGACCTGATGACCAACGCGGGCGTGTCGTGGGCATGGTACGGCGGCGCATGGGGCCAGGCGCTGCAGGCGAGTCAGAGCGGTACGTCGAACGTGATCTACGGCGCCGATCTCTCGACGCCGAACTTCCAGCCGCACCACCAGCCGTTCAACTACTTCGCGAACCAGGCACCGGGCACCGCGAGCCGCGCGCAGCACCTGCTCGACGGCGGCGCGAACGGCGCCGAGTTCATCAAGGCGATCGACGCGGGCACGCTGCCGCAAGTCGCGTTCTACAAGCCGCAGGGCAACCTGAACGAGCACCCGGGCTACACGGACGTCACCTCCGGCGACCAGCACATCGCCGACGTGATCGCGCACCTGCAGGCAAGCCCGCAGTGGAAGAACATGGTCGTCGTCGTCACGTACGACGAAAACGGCGGTTTCTGGGATCATGCCGCGCCGCCGACCGCCGATCGCTGGGGCCCGGGCACCCGCATTCCGGCACTGATCGTGTCGCCGTATGCGAAGAAGGGCTTCGTGGACCACACGCAGTACGACACGGGTTCGATCCTGCGCTTCATCACGCGCCGCTTCTCGCTGCCGCGCCTCGCAGGCCTGCAGCAGCGCGACGACGCGCTGAAAGCGAACGGCGGCCAGGCGATGGGCGACCTGACGAACGCGCTCGCGCTGTCGCCGAACCTGTAA